The Notolabrus celidotus isolate fNotCel1 chromosome 23, fNotCel1.pri, whole genome shotgun sequence region atctGAGCACAATACATTAATATTGCTAAATACAGGATAGtggagtctgcaggtaaacaatgtcatcGTATTTTACAGAGTACGGCCATGTTAGCAAACCAAGCAGCACtagcctttggtcctccttgcaggttaacaatCACATCCTGCGTTTCTTAAGAATCTCTCCGGCCATAACAAAAGACCCGCATTTCGTGCCTACATTTAAAACTAGTAACATGTTTAActgactagtaattctggtgtcgACTAGCGAGGATGACAACATTGAATACTGTCGCCAACTGAATGCACACATCTCTAGGTACAgtaagatatgatacgatatggtCGGTACAATACGGTATGATATGGTACGGTACACTTTGAAACGATACGGTATGGTATGgcctaggggtgcaacggatcaaaaaactcacggttcggatcggatcacggttttgagtcacggatcggatcatttttcggatcagcaaaaaaaaaagaaaaaaaaaaaaagaagacaattcaaatataactttgtcctccatttattttgtaaaacccttgtaaacttttgcccattaaataaaaaacaagattcaactcaaaatgtactgcttgtgcaaagcaccccatctgtgggcccagtcctgcctcattcactgcatttcatggcatgacaagtgaaggagcagaggaacttcaaaagtttcattccattcttctttcatttgccgattttcaccgtccacttttctttgagctgcaaactgtgaacacaccgttttcgtgcattctagggtcctacagctggcaaagtgccaatatgcgaaccgCTCcagaaacgaaagtgaaagttaaaaatttcactcgcagcattgaactctaagtgacccagtaacagccggtctgcgtatctgacatggagacaagtcccggtaaacacactgtgacccgaccaaaacacagagtgaaggaataacagttcgggggccacaaataggcggccgggtgcggcccgcgggccgcgtatagactggtctagtgggtgcgcaacggagtttcataacgtggctcaagcacattcagcattcactgtatttcacagggaaaccaaaatgctcccatacatgtgacttacaagatgcaggaggtttttcaagtccctctgctcctccacttgccatgacaacagctgcgcttgacgagtgagtgtggattgaacatgcggtcatcacgtgaacacgcgcaacttttttcatcaaccgatccgcggaccgtggagaggcatccgtacggatcacggatcaacgatgatccgttgcaccactagtatGGCCACtatggtacgatacggtacggcACAATGGGAcacgatacaatataatatggtGCATAAGGCACAATATGATATAGTATGATAGAACAATACGGTATGATGCGATACAAAACCATACCTTACAACTAATTACTGTATGATACGAATCGACAGGATACTAATTCAAATTCCAAGACTcagaaaaaatgtcagaattgaGCAGAAGACATTTAACACAGCTAAGGTTGACAACATTTAATCCTGTCCTCAACGAAATGCACACATCTCAAATATGATACGATAGGAAATGAAACGATACAATACGTTATAGTAATTCTGTTGTCGACTAGCGAGGGTGACAATGTTGAATCCAGTCGTCAACTAAACTCAAGCATACCTAGTTACAGTAAGATATGCTACAATTGATTGTCCCTGTAGGGAAAGTTGACTCCGAGTCCAGGGCTGCACACATTTAGCTGCCTCCACAATAgtgctaaaaacaaacaaactgctaCGACAAAATGACACCTCAAGCCCAAAgcctgtatgatgtgatctgGATTCATTCCTTAAGGCCAGAACTTTTTTTAACAACCTGAGCAGTACTTTTTGTGAGTTCTTTGTTCTCTTCATCATTAATGATGGTTAATTAAAAATCTGTAAAGCAGCTATAATCCTTGGTATGGCTGTAAAAGAACATGACTGGATTGTAATTAGAGCAATAGCAATGGGCATGGATTAAGTACTATTGAAAGAAAGTGGTTGCTGCAATTTCGACAAATAGAGGCCAAAAAAGCTTGTGTGTGAAGTAGAGGTGAACTGAGAAGTGAAGAGTGGACCAGCTCCAGACTGTATTTAGAAATAAATCCTGCAAGGGATTGCATCAGGGCAGTGCTGATGTGTGCCTAAAGCAATGTTCTACCCACACTGGAGATGTACCTTACACAATACTGGGCTGTCAGAGTTTGGTTTCATCACTTCCAACATTTCTGTACAAAAACTGACAAAACTGTGGTCTCTTATTTGGCCTGTTTTAGTTCAAAACCTGGTGTCCACTGCAAACTTGTTCCACAGTCCACTCACTAGCTTTTTCTATCGATTGATTTGTATCAGTGTTGATTAGCTGGAATGTAGACTTTTGATTTCAGACGAGGGTTTTAAGGTCTAATatgaacatcacacacacctggctGATTCGGTTGAATCCGTATTGCTTGAAGTTCTCATCATAGAGCGGCACAGTGTGGGGCCCGATGTAGAAAGGCTCCCAGGGGTCCACCCAGGTGAGCGTGTAGGCCACCTCCAGGGTACCAGTGTCTCTGACATGGCTGTTGACCCAGCGTGAGTAGTTGGTGGGGGCTTGACAGCGAGGACACAGCTCATCGTAGAACGGCCTGACCTCTCCCACCTGATACAGCTGAACCAACTCAGACTTGGTGCCTGGCAGCTTCCTGGCGTGGCGGATCTCAAAGGCAGGAAGGACGAAGACCTCATCGCTGGCTGGCTCGCGCTTTGTGATCATGTCCAGGAAGTGCTGGTGCAGGTCGGCACTCGGCATCATGTCGATGTCAATGACCAGGATGTGGGAGGACTCTGTTCCACTTCTGGCGACGTTTCGAAGAAGGTTGTTGGGGTACGAGACGTTTCCACTGATGGCgtagttcttgtgtttgtccCTGTAGCTCTCCAGCCTGGAGAACACAGAGGAGCAGTCCTCAAGACCTGCAAAGTGCTCCCGGTCCTGCTCTGGGAAGCTCGCCATCTCTCCAGAGAGGCACACTAAGTGGAAGTCCACCAGGGCCTGAATGTGGGGGCAGAAGAAGCTGAGCGCGTAGACCAGGGCTGTAGCAAACCTGACATCTTGATCGTGTGCGAAGATGGCCACAGAGAGAGGGTTCTTCCACCTCTCCAGAAGAGACTCCAGGTGATGCAGGTTGTTAATGGTTGTGTGTGTGCCCAAAGCCAGGACATTGGGGTCAGATCCTGGTTTTAGATTGTTGGTGAAATCACTCTTGATCAAGTTCTTGTAGACCCTGTACTGCCCGCTGTTGTCAAAGATCCCACCAGTAGACAGTGAGTACCTCAGACGCTCCCTGCGCGAGTTCTTCTCGGTGTGCGCATTCTTCTTCCCCCCCGAGCCCCCGAAGAGCTCCGAGTACCGGTACCGCTGCTGCTTACCGTGGAACTTGGACAAGAAGGACAGGTAGATGAGCTGCAGGAGCGCCACGATCAGCAGAGCACTCAGCACCACTTTGAAGGCGGAACATTTCTTGGAGAGATGCATTCCAGAGGAGCTACAAACCGGACGATTTACTGGTCACAAAGCGGGTCCGACCCCGGAGCAGGCAGGCTGGCTGTCCCTGCTAACATCACCTACATAGCTCTCACCATGCTAACACGGCAGCAGAGGAGGCTGGAAACGCACCGAGTAACTGACTGCATGTTTTCTGGGTGATGGCAGAGCTGCCCCAGATCTTCATGCAGCTGTCGAGGTCACGAATCAAACCAGAAACCGAATCCAGGTTCCGTGTTCGCCATCAAAACACAGCACGGTTGTTACCATTCGCTGCTGCGCTGGCTGCTATAGGGGCGCATGCACAAACTAGAGATGGGACGTTCGCGAACGAGTCGGTTcctttgaacggctcttttaagtgaacgatgagaatCGATTCGCAGTTGCAagccgttcatttgggagccgtttttcTTCAATTCTACAATTTAATTTAGGagacgcttttgtccaaagcgacgtGTTAGAAgcacaagcaagaatttaggagggaaaaaccttagtaagtgcgacaaagtgcttcaagttgattggccacaggttctgccatctagtgccagatttcatcaaaatatattggtctaagaggtccccaaaacatgtctttaaagtttattgctcaagaaaacactttgaaatcagattttggcatgcctgtaaactagagctgaagatatttgtctAAACCCGAACCCGACCCGACCCGACCCGACGGTCGACCCGACGGTCAGGTCGGGTTCGGTCATAATTTCTATAATTTCTCGGGCCGGGCCGGGCTTGGGCTTGCGCGGTAAATGAGCCGTCAGGTGAATCTGGACCCTCAGCAAGCAGTCGTGCGTCAACGGCACGAGCACTGGCTCACGCGAaaagtgataatacaggacCTCTATAAGATCGCATCATTCATCTGTCCAAAATTTAACCAGCTGAGGATGTTGCCCcactcagacagggaggccgTACATGCTCATGCCCGCACTCTTCTGCAAGCTGTGCACGGTGCTGCAGGTGCACGACGAGATGTGGAGACTcgagacccagagctctccagagacgAGCGCGCTCACCCTCCGGCAAAAAGAGTGAATTTTGAGGAGTGGGAaaatggaagttatctgtagcctgcgtagtttttatagtgccacaaagttttttaggtgagggaaaattcaaaatagatgatctcactgtcgaagcatggggatatggcaacatcttatggaatgtttacaatgccaaattaaattataatcaatatttcagaataattcccaccaatagagtatatatatatatatatatatatatattggtgggatgtgtaagtttgaattattctgatccaaatctcatcttataactgctaccagtgattgtttccttgataaaaaacgagttacccctggttgacttctagaaaataaataaatataacaatgagccaaagagtcATTCtattgaacggctctttgaaaggaacggctcCCAAAGATcaggttcccttcaaagagccctAAATCCCATCTCTGCTACAGCGGCGCATGTAAATACGTAACTACCGTAAAGCTGGTAATAGACGCGCAGAGGAATCTGCTCCTGAAGCACTGCTAGCTAGTTAGCAGTTAGCTCGACTGTACTCAGGAGTGAGAATAAAGGAGCAGTGACACTACTTTGACATTAACCACGAAGTGGACTATGTCAAGCTGTTATAGAATACATAAATACTGTGTGAtaattccttttttaaattgggaATAGCCCTTTAATGGTGCTATGTAAGACGaggtggccgagtggttaaggcgatggactgctaatccattgtgctctgcacgcgtgggttcgaatcccatcCTCGTCGAACAGTACATTTTCCTTTTGTCCTGACATGGACTAAATGAAACACACATATCTTTGGGCGTTTTTTGAAGCAAAAATCATGTAGGttatttttgattttgatttgatgtctttatttcgaacatttaaaaggaaaaaaggaaaaaaaacaggaagtaaaaaaaagaaatagtacCAAAAAACCCAAATCCATCAGTTCCAtaagcaagcactgaaacattttactttacatgtagGAGTACAGAGTATGAGATATGGTGAAATAAGTGAACAGTAGAGAATAAGAATGTTCTTTAATAGTCTAGGTTTATTTTTCACCCTTTAACTGGGTTTTATTCTCATAAcaattttatttcaccttacttactttatttattatctagttcaaatttaagtcaCCTTTTTAATTAAAGCCTCCTAGTTTATTtcactggtttaatgttttagtgttttaatatcttattaatttattttattttggtgagtttaatttcctgtgttgagttttaacattttatttttcctccagttaATATTCGTCGGTTaaacaacttcttttttatttttcatttatttattaaatttttattattataataataattatttttgcatgtatcatgttcttaaccgtaggattgtggggtgggtttggattaggattttttttttttacatttttaatttattctattttaagttgtttttatgtacagcactttgtgttgcactgccattgtatgaaaagcctGATTAAATGATCTCAGATTTAATTAATAATATCCTCTATTTTTTCAGACAGGCAGAATATTGAAATGCTAAAGACTTTTAGGCAGgttttggttcttttttttGGTCACACTGTTCCTTTTTTGGAGGCTTACCCTGAAATCTGATGTGGTCTTTGTttcttaaaacacaaaaaatgcaGCACATTTCgtgacatttttaattaataatCATTAACAAAAACATTAGTCGTTAGAACAACATGAACAGTGTGGACAGCACACACCAGGTCCTAGATGGCACTTCCTCAGTTTAGAATTTATTCCAGTAAAATGAAGTTTACGCATATCCTCCAGATCAAAAAGAATGACACGTTTATTTTGTGTATTCAATGACAAGAATTTATTATAAATGTGTGATACGGTAAGACCGACTTCTTATAATGTCACAGCATGCACTTAAAGAACTGAACACAAACTGAGCTCACATCAGTGCTACAATCACAACCCAGCTAACATGTGGAGACAGTTTAGGAGAGAACACATTCTTATTGATCCATAGTGGTCTGGTTTGACCGTATCTTATGTTTCAGGGTCGtagcatgtttttaaaatgtcatccaGGACCTGAACCGTCTCATAGGGGGCGTTTTGCAAAGCTTCCTTTTGGGCCTAGTGAAATCAAGAATTTTTAAGTTGTTAGTCAAAGAAATCAGAAGTCTACAAAATGcaaaagtgtgttttcttttcctctttaatgtaattgtatgcatttttttttcaagtaggGGCTCTGTATTGTTATCTCACATGGGGTAAACACTTTCATGACTGTACATTTGATTTACTATGCATGTCTAAATTAGATTAAGACTTAAACAAGTGTTtgatttcaattattttaatgtGCCACAGtatttcagaaataaaaaatagctCACTGAAAGGCAAATGCAAGACAAACCTTACATTTCACATGCACTACTTTTCACATACGCCGCACTAGTTTTCAACATAAGCAGAGTACTACtgtttgactttgtgttttaagtgtttCCATAACAAGGGCTGCGTGTTTTTGCAGAAATTTAACTGCTCTCCAAAGTTCCCCCCTGTAAAAAGTAACGTATGTCAACCTAGATTTAACGACCCCAACTATAACATCAGTACTGCAGAAATCAAAAAGGCCCAACCGTCGCTCTCCAGTACTACAAACTACGACACTAAAACACCGGCTCCACTTTTCGACCCGCTTCCTTCGCTGTCCTGCGAAGACGCAGCCGTCTGGCCTTGTCCCTCTGATTCGCCCTCGCCCACCAGCCGGATGTTGTAGCGTTCCCGGTACTCCGTGAGCTCGCGACCTTTCGACTGCATCTGTGTGTTGATGGACTCGACAATTTTGGTGATCTGTgggtaaaaaaaagagagagagtgagattgTGCCTCAAGTTATCTTCCTACTTGTGTTTAATTTTGTCAGAAACACACATCATGACATAATGTTTTGGTTTCTGGTAGATCAGAAGGTGAAATATATGGAGCGTATAGATGTTGTGTCAGAATCTAGTTTAGGATTACATAAGTATTGAACGTATGTTTGTGCTAACAGGCtacaattaatcaatctttatgtagcaccaaatcacaactactttatttgtacctgtaggtaaacttgttttgaggccagtgaGATGTTGGCTCAATTAGGAGCACATATAATCCTccaaaaagacagaagaaactAACATGAAGACGCCAACTTCTCACTGCTGCCGATGTTGCAGCCGGTGTTGCCGTGCAGCAACACTGCAAACAAATCAAGTTTATAAAGGTTCAGGTTTtctgttttgtcctgttttagAGAGGTTTGATTGAGATTTATTGTCATTTCAGAGGATTAAGGCTTTGTTGGCTGTAATTAGGTGTTTCTAGTATCATGTCCAACCCATTAATTAATGAGGATTGACAAAGTAATAACTACATCTCTCTTTACAATGCAAAGCACAAGCTCCAAACAGAGCATAAAGGTGAATCCATgccatgtattttatttatttaggtgTTCCTAATACTAAACTTAATCTGAAAAGAGACTTTGTAAGAATTAAGAACTATCATTTGAAAAAGTTTGTGGTTGGCATTTTGAGTGAAAGTGAGCTGGGCCTTTAAAAGTGATTAACAATGAGTTTGGACTTGTCTTGTTCATTTCAAGTGCCaatgaaaaaagttaaatagatgttttattattcaaccTATGAACATTATGTAAagacaaacagcaggtctagaccgtactctatgttctattattaacaaagacccaacatcaagacaggataagatcaagtcccatcttacagacaggactcagtctgagctcatcttaatccaccatgagcagagcactttgcagcatttagcaagttacaccggcaaggacaaacttcctttaacaggcagaaacctccagcaggaccagactcatctgctgagaccgagtcgTGGTATTTAAGGTAATGCACTTGTACATTCTTCCCCCCTTCATCACCTGTTCTTTGTTGCTTTCCAAGGCGGGTAGAACTTCTTTTACCGTCCTCTCCACCAACACCCCTCCCACCAGACGGAAGCATTTCCTAGATGGGTCCACCTCCCGCAGGGTGTCGATTACTAAGCTGGATGTGAAAGAaaacagtgttaaaaaaaaacaaaactgactcAGTCATGATGTAACAGACTCAAACAGCTGTAAATATGGTccattctgattggctgatgagCAAGAGAAACATCTTTCTTGATCAAcagtgaataataaaaaaaaaggctgcacATGAGACAACACATGTCACCAACCTGTGCTCGTTGATCTGCATCTCCATCTCGGCTGATTTAGAAGCCATACTGCGCTGCTCCTGACGCATCTTCTGAAATGTTGCCACCAcctgaaacgcacacacacacatacagctttCAGTAACAACAGAGACTCAAAGACTTAAGCACTACTTTTAATACTGATATTTTTGGATTGAGCTGAAGAGACGTTCAGGTACTTGATCACGTCTATCAAAGAACAAT contains the following coding sequences:
- the b4gat1 gene encoding beta-1,4-glucuronyltransferase 1; amino-acid sequence: MHLSKKCSAFKVVLSALLIVALLQLIYLSFLSKFHGKQQRYRYSELFGGSGGKKNAHTEKNSRRERLRYSLSTGGIFDNSGQYRVYKNLIKSDFTNNLKPGSDPNVLALGTHTTINNLHHLESLLERWKNPLSVAIFAHDQDVRFATALVYALSFFCPHIQALVDFHLVCLSGEMASFPEQDREHFAGLEDCSSVFSRLESYRDKHKNYAISGNVSYPNNLLRNVARSGTESSHILVIDIDMMPSADLHQHFLDMITKREPASDEVFVLPAFEIRHARKLPGTKSELVQLYQVGEVRPFYDELCPRCQAPTNYSRWVNSHVRDTGTLEVAYTLTWVDPWEPFYIGPHTVPLYDENFKQYGFNRISQACELHVAGYKFSVLSSAFVVHRGFKIQGEFHAKKDEENKQNRVLFRSFKEGLKTKYPSSNRRC
- the pfdn2 gene encoding prefoldin subunit 2; this translates as MAANSSSTGSKSSISAGGKPSGPSAEQVVATFQKMRQEQRSMASKSAEMEMQINEHSLVIDTLREVDPSRKCFRLVGGVLVERTVKEVLPALESNKEQITKIVESINTQMQSKGRELTEYRERYNIRLVGEGESEGQGQTAASSQDSEGSGSKSGAGVLVS